One segment of Spiroplasma kunkelii CR2-3x DNA contains the following:
- a CDS encoding lipoprotein: MKKLLTLFGAITLLGTSTTSLVACNKPQYSEDELQQLKQENQINTTNQEIKDNLEWIAPQETPFNENDNKWYYVVWRGDENDNWRIVNFKHSDLQLKILDNYNEYELVLNKNIMGCLFILLKTFMGSSNKHFWNNNNNNTWKLFKVYRWNLDIQEPNLIIDNEGNIKVNV, translated from the coding sequence ATGAAAAAATTATTAACTTTATTTGGTGCAATTACATTATTGGGAACAAGCACAACAAGTTTAGTTGCTTGTAATAAACCACAATATAGCGAGGATGAATTACAACAACTAAAACAAGAAAACCAAATAAATACTACTAACCAAGAAATTAAAGATAATTTAGAATGAATAGCACCACAAGAAACGCCGTTTAATGAGAATGATAATAAATGATATTATGTAGTATGGCGTGGTGATGAAAATGATAATTGAAGAATTGTTAATTTTAAACATTCTGATTTACAATTAAAAATTTTAGATAATTATAATGAATATGAACTTGTATTAAATAAAAATATAATGGGATGTTTATTTATTCTTTTAAAAACATTTATGGGTAGTAGTAATAAACATTTTTGAAATAACAATAATAACAATACTTGAAAACTTTTTAAAGTTTATCGTTGAAATTTAGATATACAAGAACCTAATTTAATTATTGATAATGAAGGAAATATAAAAGTTAATGTTTAA
- a CDS encoding lipoprotein, producing MKKLLTLFGAITLLGTSATSLVGCNKTEQEYTPNELKKLKQKKKIDTTDKNIKDNLEWIAPQEEPFNIIDNHNHYFYVVWRGVKIGGTDEDVRVEYGIWRIIKFKYNYSSPLILDTDIFGNSLSLELKENKIYLGIKPNGYDYIFNHWISSDYTYKKNIKEVYRWNLETKEPNLVIDNDGNIKVNEG from the coding sequence ATGAAAAAATTATTAACTTTATTTGGTGCAATTACATTATTGGGAACAAGTGCAACAAGTTTAGTTGGGTGTAATAAAACAGAACAAGAATATACACCAAATGAATTAAAAAAACTAAAACAAAAAAAGAAAATAGATACAACAGATAAAAATATTAAAGATAACTTAGAATGAATAGCACCACAAGAAGAACCATTTAATATTATTGATAATCATAATCATTATTTTTATGTAGTATGGCGTGGTGTTAAAATTGGTGGAACAGATGAAGATGTAAGAGTTGAATATGGAATATGAAGAATTATTAAGTTTAAATATAATTATTCTAGTCCTTTAATTTTGGATACCGACATTTTTGGTAATTCACTTTCTTTAGAATTAAAAGAAAATAAAATATATTTAGGTATTAAACCCAATGGTTATGATTATATTTTTAATCATTGAATATCATCAGATTATACTTATAAAAAAAATATTAAAGAAGTTTATCGTTGAAATTTAGAAACAAAAGAACCTAATTTAGTTATTGATAATGATGGTAATATAAAAGTTAACGAAGGATAA
- a CDS encoding head-tail connector protein — protein MNKLESFKLITLEEFKNWEGFDKLVAQYGKKLYDDTISNYLIEGITRASLQLDSICGYRLETEFPLLDPNSEIDKKRINYVKIACCLQTQYLIRTGIEYSTGGEISSDGITSYTYPTNMKIEFSPDIISLLEKAKFYKSQTLTKINPDNYGFTNQYNNGFGKSDTNHKDRPIMLSEADAKYVWKKSMFTSNTLSIIPWSSTEKSGIWQIEISQQLLENFINNYIKNISIKLDNKSIVYNSNNALSVPFDNDTIYYENNVWKAKESKPVEVNVPLFVDEDDGSIGLLISDDFDIEENKLSLSKVWELKFTVEVVQKILEGIGKKIRWESVPIPSFKPDSANFIDIPNFSEKYRYQVRISPTNRSTAEGNLRLDPPYFKEPKENKTLSKRQTVAFIDDMDKTHYSIALYNTTGRIYLTDGNTGSNVKINSVLILRQEV, from the coding sequence ATGAATAAATTAGAAAGTTTTAAATTAATAACATTAGAAGAGTTTAAAAATTGAGAGGGTTTTGATAAATTAGTAGCACAATATGGTAAAAAACTTTATGATGATACTATTTCAAATTATTTAATTGAAGGTATTACAAGAGCAAGTTTACAATTAGATAGTATTTGTGGTTATCGTTTAGAAACTGAGTTTCCTTTACTTGATCCTAATAGTGAAATTGATAAAAAACGGATTAATTATGTAAAAATTGCTTGTTGTTTACAAACTCAATATTTAATAAGAACTGGGATTGAATATTCAACTGGTGGTGAAATTAGTAGTGATGGTATTACCAGTTATACATATCCTACTAATATGAAAATAGAATTTTCACCTGATATTATTAGTTTATTAGAAAAAGCAAAGTTTTATAAGTCTCAAACATTAACTAAAATAAATCCAGATAATTATGGTTTTACAAATCAATATAATAATGGATTTGGGAAATCTGATACTAATCATAAAGATAGACCAATTATGTTAAGTGAAGCAGATGCTAAATATGTATGAAAAAAAAGTATGTTTACATCTAATACTTTATCAATTATTCCATGATCTAGTACTGAAAAAAGTGGAATATGACAAATTGAAATATCACAACAATTATTAGAGAATTTTATTAATAATTATATAAAAAATATTTCCATTAAACTTGATAATAAAAGTATTGTATATAATTCTAATAATGCATTATCTGTTCCTTTTGATAATGATACGATTTATTATGAAAATAATGTTTGAAAAGCAAAAGAAAGTAAACCAGTAGAAGTTAATGTACCATTATTTGTAGATGAAGATGATGGTAGTATAGGGTTATTAATATCAGATGATTTTGATATTGAAGAAAACAAGTTATCTTTGAGTAAAGTTTGGGAATTAAAATTTACAGTTGAAGTTGTTCAAAAAATACTTGAGGGAATAGGTAAAAAAATTAGATGAGAATCAGTTCCAATACCATCATTTAAACCTGATAGTGCTAATTTTATTGATATTCCTAATTTTTCAGAAAAATACCGTTATCAAGTTAGAATATCACCAACTAATCGGAGTACTGCCGAAGGTAACTTACGACTTGACCCACCTTATTTTAAAGAACCAAAAGAAAATAAAACTTTATCAAAACGCCAAACAGTTGCTTTTATTGATGATATGGATAAAACCCACTATAGTATTGCCTTATATAATACTACTGGCCGTATTTATTTAACTGATGGCAATACTGGTAGTAATGTAAAAATAAATAGTGTTCTTATTTTAAGACAAGAGGTGTAA
- a CDS encoding ERF family protein, giving the protein MPQETKKTLIESIGEIQSDITIFVNKNARNDFNKYNYFSESDLYKVLKPKLKEHKITYTIESIGEPTFINNTVKSKDGEKIVITYYSKGLLTLYKENEKIELGITLSAQNNDMAKAVGSALTYGARYWLCKTFGIATDELDPDSTEISKENSNEVNKEIISNLNPNWMSDQHYNNIKDFITNKTIKQDIILRGKTWLKEELNVEKLSPVIIRRQNEDFYNKFKERFLR; this is encoded by the coding sequence ATGCCACAAGAAACTAAAAAAACATTAATTGAAAGTATTGGTGAAATACAATCTGATATAACCATTTTTGTTAATAAAAATGCACGAAATGATTTTAATAAATATAATTATTTTTCTGAAAGTGATTTATATAAAGTTTTAAAACCAAAATTAAAAGAACATAAGATAACATACACAATAGAAAGTATAGGTGAACCAACATTTATTAACAATACTGTTAAAAGTAAAGATGGTGAGAAAATAGTAATAACTTATTATTCAAAAGGTTTATTAACACTTTATAAAGAAAATGAAAAAATTGAATTAGGAATTACTTTATCAGCACAAAATAATGATATGGCAAAAGCAGTTGGTAGTGCTTTAACTTATGGAGCTCGTTATTGATTATGTAAAACTTTTGGAATAGCAACTGATGAATTAGACCCTGATAGTACTGAAATAAGTAAAGAAAATAGTAATGAAGTTAATAAAGAAATTATTAGTAACTTAAATCCAAATTGAATGAGTGATCAACATTACAATAATATTAAGGATTTTATTACAAATAAAACAATTAAGCAAGATATTATTTTAAGAGGTAAAACTTGATTAAAAGAAGAATTAAATGTTGAAAAATTATCACCAGTTATAATTAGAAGACAAAATGAAGATTTTTATAATAAATTTAAAGAAAGGTTTTTAAGATAA
- a CDS encoding pentapeptide repeat-containing protein, with product MKTLKEVIKDLTSIEVEQEKLNQYLESEILDLRGAYLGDADLEGANLKGANLKAVRFAGANLHGANLYGANLKDAYLEDANLEWAVLEYANLKGANLKDTDLRDADLEDANLKGANLQGANLKGAYLYDAYLRCADLEKADLEDANLKDANLRCANLEKSNLRCANLEKADLRCANLKGANLGDADLEDANLKGANLEDADLYGAYLHGANLEDADLEDAYLIGANLEDANLFGIKITKKQLNQLTIIEEDK from the coding sequence ATGAAAACATTAAAAGAAGTTATTAAAGACTTAACTAGTATTGAAGTTGAACAAGAAAAATTAAATCAATATTTAGAAAGTGAAATATTAGATTTACGCGGTGCTTATTTAGGAGATGCTGATTTAGAAGGTGCTAATTTAAAGGGTGCTAATTTAAAAGCTGTTAGATTTGCTGGTGCTAATTTACATGGCGCTAATTTATATGGTGCTAATTTAAAAGATGCTTATTTAGAAGATGCTAATTTAGAGTGGGCTGTTTTAGAATATGCTAATTTAAAGGGTGCTAATTTAAAAGATACTGATTTACGAGATGCTGATTTAGAAGATGCTAATTTAAAGGGTGCTAATTTACAAGGTGCTAATTTAAAAGGTGCTTATTTATATGATGCTTATTTACGCTGTGCTGATTTAGAAAAAGCTGATTTAGAAGATGCTAATTTAAAAGATGCTAATTTACGCTGTGCTAATTTAGAAAAATCTAATTTACGCTGTGCTAATTTAGAAAAAGCTGATTTACGATGTGCTAATTTAAAGGGTGCTAATTTAGGAGATGCTGATTTAGAAGATGCTAATTTAAAGGGTGCTAATTTAGAAGATGCTGATTTATATGGTGCTTATTTACATGGTGCTAATTTAGAAGATGCTGATTTAGAAGATGCTTATTTAATTGGTGCTAATTTAGAAGATGCTAATTTATTTGGTATTAAAATCACCAAAAAACAATTAAACCAATTAACTATTATTGAGGAGGATAAATAA
- a CDS encoding single-stranded DNA-binding protein: MNQFTAIGRTTKDIEIKKTNNGKEYAIFQLAVARPHSNKKETDFIPCQVWNKQASVLQQYCQKGSQIAIKGILQSFKDKDNKIHWMVRVYSYEFLQTKNNLNNDTYNDIQSITPNITDQTQLIPRNIRLEEVETKELFENQDDTILWD; the protein is encoded by the coding sequence ATGAATCAATTTACTGCTATTGGTAGAACAACAAAAGATATTGAAATTAAGAAAACAAATAATGGTAAAGAATATGCTATCTTTCAATTAGCAGTGGCAAGACCACACTCAAATAAAAAAGAAACTGATTTTATTCCTTGTCAAGTTTGAAATAAACAAGCAAGTGTATTACAACAATATTGTCAAAAAGGTAGTCAAATTGCAATTAAAGGTATTTTACAATCTTTTAAAGATAAAGATAATAAAATACATTGAATGGTAAGAGTTTATAGTTATGAATTTTTACAAACTAAGAATAATTTAAATAATGATACATATAATGATATACAATCTATAACACCAAACATAACAGATCAAACCCAATTAATACCAAGAAATATTCGTTTAGAAGAAGTAGAAACAAAAGAATTATTTGAAAATCAGGATGATACAATTTTATGAGATTAG
- a CDS encoding DNA-methyltransferase — protein sequence MKTNLGKLYLGDSLEILKIIPNKSIDLILTDPPYLYPDIAKKLKNKEKHIEYNLKKMQDPNCSNIQYQIRKRELEFLQGEFIDSFDIPSYFKEWMRIIKKPNFIIYLSKQQLKEYLIEIENYNLKFELIIYQKTNDAPSNNAYRKDKELCLYIYNKPISYSNVWNQDMQTVYQITNSNNQFIGTIKHPTVKDINLIKLQINKHSKVGDTVLDCFLGSGTTAIACEQLSRHWIGIEINKKYYKLAKQRLNSIQTTLFF from the coding sequence ATGAAAACTAATTTAGGTAAATTATATTTAGGTGATAGTTTAGAAATATTAAAAATAATACCTAATAAAAGTATTGATTTAATATTAACTGATCCACCTTACCTTTACCCCGATATTGCTAAAAAATTAAAAAATAAAGAAAAGCATATTGAATATAATTTAAAAAAAATGCAAGATCCTAATTGTTCTAATATTCAATATCAAATTCGGAAAAGAGAACTTGAATTTTTACAAGGTGAATTTATTGATAGTTTTGATATACCATCATATTTTAAAGAATGAATGCGAATTATTAAAAAACCAAATTTTATAATTTATTTATCAAAACAACAATTAAAAGAATATTTAATTGAAATTGAAAATTATAATTTAAAATTTGAATTAATAATTTATCAAAAAACAAATGATGCACCTAGTAATAATGCATATCGTAAAGATAAAGAATTATGTTTATATATTTATAATAAACCAATTTCTTATAGTAATGTTTGAAATCAAGATATGCAGACTGTTTATCAAATAACAAATAGTAATAATCAATTTATAGGAACAATTAAACATCCTACTGTTAAAGATATTAATTTAATTAAATTACAAATTAATAAACATAGTAAAGTTGGCGATACTGTATTAGATTGTTTTTTAGGAAGTGGAACAACTGCTATTGCTTGTGAACAATTAAGTCGGCATTGAATTGGTATAGAAATTAATAAAAAATATTATAAATTAGCAAAACAAAGATTAAATAGCATCCAAACTACATTATTTTTTTAA